One genomic window of Ignavibacteriota bacterium includes the following:
- a CDS encoding putative monovalent cation/H+ antiporter subunit A, producing MFFAVTVGILVSVIVPFLFKVSRRTAPYLISLVPLGIFLFYMNFYPAVSSGEVFSESHSWFPSMDINLLFRIDGLALLFALIISGIGISVFFYAAKYMSDYKEIDKFYIYILIFMSAMLGVVTSDNFMALFVFWELTSISSFLLIGFNHDKEKSRYAALQALLVTALGGLAMLGGFIVLANIAGTYQISQLVENKDIILNHDLYELSVILILAGAFTKSAQFPFHFWLPNAMEAPTPVSAYLHSATMVKAGIFLLARLNPSLSGSELWSSALLNAGALTMIMAIILSIKQSDLKKILAYTTLSVLGTLTMLIGIGGEKALAAMAMYLLAHSLYKAALFLLAGIIDHETGTRNIDEVGGMRSKMKISFSIGILASISMMGILPLFGFIAKEAMYDSVLYSEYGTYLIYFAVLAGILNFAAAGFAGLKPFIGKFHHPEGSKPHEAPVEMWLSAMIPAALGLIIGLLPGFTVEGLINSSAGSALGLPVNLHLSLWHGFNTVLILSLLTIVLGTTVYLTRSKWIKFALSIKTPSASKPSVWYDYLVSLLQNSARLSTVLLQNGNQRNYISIIMLTVISLTGISIIDSGVLSNIQFEHDYYLHELIVLALMVISTIATIKSKGRLTAVASIGVLGFAVSLTFIIFSAPDLAMTQFAVETLTVILFVLVLYKLPKFVDYSSKSERARDLILSITMGVMVTLVILLVLNEEVPSELKSYYANSSYILAKGRNIVNVILVDFRALDTLGEITVLSIAALGVYALLRLNKEEK from the coding sequence TATTATTCCGTATAGATGGCTTAGCCCTTCTATTTGCATTAATTATAAGTGGGATAGGTATATCGGTATTTTTCTATGCAGCTAAATATATGTCTGATTATAAAGAAATAGATAAATTCTATATTTATATTTTAATCTTTATGTCGGCGATGCTTGGGGTTGTTACATCTGATAATTTCATGGCTCTTTTTGTATTTTGGGAACTAACCTCAATAAGCTCATTCTTGCTTATTGGATTTAATCATGATAAAGAAAAATCCCGCTATGCCGCACTTCAGGCATTGCTTGTAACAGCACTTGGCGGTTTGGCAATGCTCGGAGGATTCATCGTGCTTGCAAATATCGCAGGTACTTACCAAATCAGTCAATTAGTTGAAAATAAAGATATAATTTTAAATCACGACTTATACGAATTATCAGTAATATTAATTCTTGCCGGTGCATTTACAAAATCAGCACAGTTTCCGTTTCATTTTTGGCTACCAAATGCAATGGAAGCGCCAACTCCTGTGAGTGCTTATCTTCACTCAGCCACTATGGTAAAAGCCGGTATTTTTCTTCTTGCACGATTGAATCCTTCTCTTAGTGGCAGCGAATTATGGTCTTCGGCTCTATTGAATGCAGGAGCTCTGACTATGATAATGGCGATAATACTCTCTATCAAACAAAGTGATTTAAAGAAAATTTTAGCATATACAACTCTGAGTGTTCTTGGTACTCTGACAATGCTGATAGGTATTGGAGGCGAGAAAGCGCTTGCAGCAATGGCTATGTATCTTCTTGCACACAGCTTGTATAAAGCAGCTCTATTCCTTCTTGCCGGAATTATTGACCATGAGACCGGAACACGAAATATTGATGAAGTAGGTGGTATGCGCAGTAAAATGAAAATTTCATTTTCGATTGGCATTCTGGCTTCAATATCAATGATGGGAATATTGCCTTTATTTGGGTTTATTGCCAAGGAAGCAATGTACGACAGTGTTTTATATTCGGAATATGGCACCTATTTGATTTATTTTGCTGTTCTTGCTGGTATTCTTAACTTTGCAGCTGCCGGTTTTGCCGGATTAAAGCCCTTTATTGGAAAATTTCATCATCCTGAAGGAAGTAAACCACACGAAGCGCCTGTTGAAATGTGGCTAAGTGCAATGATTCCTGCTGCATTGGGCTTGATTATCGGTCTTCTTCCTGGATTCACAGTCGAAGGACTAATCAATAGTTCAGCCGGTTCTGCTCTAGGATTGCCAGTTAATTTACATCTTTCCTTGTGGCATGGATTCAACACAGTACTGATTCTGAGTTTATTGACAATTGTACTGGGAACAACCGTATATTTAACTCGTTCGAAATGGATTAAATTCGCACTTTCTATTAAAACTCCAAGTGCGTCAAAGCCATCTGTCTGGTATGATTATTTAGTAAGTTTACTTCAAAATTCTGCAAGATTATCAACTGTATTGCTACAAAATGGAAACCAGCGTAATTATATTTCTATAATAATGCTTACGGTTATTTCCCTAACAGGAATTTCAATTATTGATTCAGGAGTATTATCCAATATTCAATTTGAGCATGATTATTACTTGCATGAATTAATAGTCTTAGCGTTGATGGTAATTTCCACAATAGCAACTATCAAATCAAAAGGAAGACTAACGGCTGTCGCTTCAATAGGTGTGCTTGGGTTCGCAGTATCGCTTACCTTTATAATCTTCAGTGCCCCGGATTTAGCAATGACTCAATTCGCAGTCGAAACCCTGACTGTTATACTTTTTGTACTTGTGTTGTACAAACTACCAAAATTCGTTGACTACTCTTCGAAAAGCGAGCGGGCACGAGACCTTATACTTTCTATTACAATGGGTGTGATGGTTACACTTGTAATATTGCTCGTTTTAAATGAAGAGGTACCGAGCGAACTGAAGTCATATTATGCCAATTCCAGTTATATTTTAGCTAAAGGCAGAAATATAGTAAATGTAATTCTGGTTGATTTTCGTGCTTTAGATACATTAGGTGAAATCACGGTTTTGTCAATAGCTGCATTGGGTGTATATGCCCTTCTTAGATTAAATAAGGAGGAAAAATAA
- a CDS encoding Na+/H+ antiporter subunit B, with translation MKSIILQTAVRYIVPLMLLFSFFVLLRGHNEPGGGFVGGLVAAIAYSLYVLAFGIRLAKRIFKYEPINVIILGLSIALLSSIIPIVLGYDFMTGIWGEYKFPILGKLGTPFLFDIGVYFVVLGISLKIIFTISEEVEG, from the coding sequence ATGAAATCCATAATTCTTCAGACCGCAGTAAGATATATAGTTCCACTAATGCTGTTATTCTCGTTTTTTGTTTTGCTGAGAGGTCATAATGAACCGGGTGGCGGATTTGTAGGAGGTTTGGTCGCTGCAATAGCATATTCACTTTATGTACTTGCATTCGGCATACGACTGGCTAAAAGAATATTCAAGTATGAGCCGATTAATGTTATCATCTTAGGCTTATCAATAGCTTTATTATCATCAATAATTCCAATAGTTTTAGGCTATGATTTTATGACAGGAATATGGGGCGAATACAAATTTCCGATTTTAGGAAAATTAGGTACTCCATTCTTATTTGATATTGGCGTTTATTTTGTTGTGCTTGGAATATCACTTAAAATCATTTTTACAATTTCCGAAGAGGTTGAAGGATGA
- a CDS encoding Na+/H+ antiporter subunit C, giving the protein MILLLALATGMLYTAGFYMILRRSIVKIIFGLIFLGHAANLLIFTVGRLTRASAAFIQEGAEIAPITIAEPVSQALILTAIVIGFGVQAFAIVLLKKAYIEVGDDDINKLRSTDRLDY; this is encoded by the coding sequence ATGATACTGTTACTTGCACTTGCTACCGGAATGCTTTACACTGCGGGATTTTATATGATTCTCAGGCGCAGTATAGTTAAAATAATCTTTGGCTTGATATTTCTTGGTCATGCCGCCAATTTATTAATTTTTACAGTCGGAAGATTAACCCGCGCTTCAGCGGCATTTATTCAGGAGGGTGCTGAAATTGCTCCCATTACAATTGCCGAACCTGTTTCACAGGCACTTATACTGACTGCAATAGTAATTGGTTTCGGTGTGCAGGCTTTTGCTATAGTTCTTCTCAAGAAAGCATATATCGAAGTAGGTGATGACGATATAAACAAACTAAGGTCAACCGACAGGCTGGATTACTAA
- a CDS encoding Na+/H+ antiporter subunit D — protein MTLNNILILPIIMPLFFALVMLAFRNKIQAQRTINIIGSIISLVVSIIIIISINEHGTTSLNSGSWSAPFGITVVADLFSSIMVVITAIIGLTTAVYSTATIDKKHEKHFYYPLLQFLLMGVNGAFLTGDMFNLYVWYEVMLISSFVLLAMGGKQEQLEGAIKYVTLNLIASSFFLAAVGVLYGLAGTLNMAHLAIKVPMLANQDLVQLISMLFFVAFGIKSAIFPLFFWLPASYHTPPVAISAIFAGLLTKVGVYSLYRVFTLIFITNTEFTQFIILSIGGLTMLTGVLGAAAQYDFRRILSFHIISQIGYMIVGLGLNSALALTGGIFYIMHHIIVKTNLFLVSGVINEYRGSYQLKKLGGNFSKYPFIALLFLIPAMSLAGIPPLSGFWAKFMVVKASFDASDYLTAGVALFVGLLTLYSMIKIWNEVFWKPNPDESDYSHKLTFKKKAALFIPVIMLAAITLYIGFSVESIFEIAKNAANSLMDRESYIRAVLGDIR, from the coding sequence ATGACACTAAATAACATATTGATTTTACCAATTATAATGCCATTGTTTTTTGCACTGGTAATGCTTGCTTTCAGAAATAAAATTCAGGCACAGAGGACAATTAATATAATCGGAAGCATTATATCATTGGTAGTTTCAATAATTATTATCATTTCAATTAATGAGCACGGCACTACTTCACTGAATTCAGGCTCGTGGTCAGCACCTTTTGGCATTACTGTTGTAGCTGATTTATTCAGCAGCATAATGGTTGTAATTACTGCGATAATTGGACTTACAACTGCTGTGTATTCAACTGCAACAATTGATAAAAAACACGAAAAGCACTTTTATTATCCGCTTCTGCAATTTCTTCTGATGGGTGTAAATGGCGCTTTCCTTACAGGTGATATGTTCAATTTGTATGTCTGGTATGAGGTTATGCTAATATCTTCTTTCGTTCTTCTTGCCATGGGTGGCAAGCAGGAGCAATTGGAAGGAGCAATCAAGTATGTTACTCTCAATCTCATAGCGTCCTCATTTTTTCTTGCAGCTGTAGGTGTACTTTATGGACTTGCCGGTACTCTTAATATGGCGCATCTTGCAATCAAGGTTCCGATGCTTGCTAATCAGGACTTAGTTCAACTTATTTCGATGCTGTTCTTTGTTGCATTCGGAATTAAATCAGCAATTTTTCCACTTTTCTTTTGGCTTCCGGCTTCATATCATACACCACCTGTTGCCATATCTGCAATCTTTGCAGGTCTTTTGACAAAGGTTGGGGTCTATTCACTATATCGCGTCTTTACATTAATTTTTATTACCAATACTGAATTTACACAATTTATAATACTTAGTATCGGTGGCTTGACAATGCTTACAGGTGTGCTTGGTGCTGCAGCACAATATGATTTCCGCAGAATATTGTCATTCCATATAATCAGCCAGATTGGCTATATGATTGTTGGTTTGGGCTTAAATTCAGCTCTTGCCCTCACAGGCGGAATCTTCTATATTATGCATCATATTATAGTAAAAACCAATCTATTTTTAGTAAGCGGAGTTATTAATGAATATCGTGGCTCATATCAGCTCAAAAAATTAGGCGGGAATTTCAGCAAATATCCATTTATAGCATTACTGTTTTTAATTCCGGCAATGTCGCTTGCAGGAATACCTCCACTATCGGGCTTCTGGGCTAAGTTTATGGTAGTAAAGGCAAGTTTTGATGCATCAGACTACTTGACGGCAGGCGTCGCTCTTTTTGTGGGACTTCTGACTTTATACTCAATGATAAAGATTTGGAATGAAGTATTCTGGAAACCAAACCCGGATGAAAGCGATTATTCTCATAAATTGACTTTTAAGAAAAAAGCAGCTTTGTTTATACCTGTAATTATGCTTGCTGCAATTACTTTGTACATCGGATTTTCCGTTGAATCAATATTCGAAATTGCTAAAAACGCTGCAAATTCTTTAATGGACAGAGAGAGTTATATCCGTGCAGTATTAGGAGATATCAGATGA
- a CDS encoding Na+/H+ antiporter subunit E: MNIFLLNMILALSWALLTGNLDFINFVQGFVIGYIILYVLRSAIGANKYFRRIPKIISFVLFFLKELIKANLIVAFDILTPKDHMRPGIIELELDAETDAEITILANMITMTPGTLSIDLSEDKTKLYIHAMYIEDIELTKKDLKENFERPLLEVMR; this comes from the coding sequence ATGAATATTTTCCTTTTAAATATGATACTTGCATTATCATGGGCATTGCTCACTGGTAATTTGGACTTCATTAACTTTGTGCAGGGATTTGTAATCGGATATATAATTTTATATGTTTTAAGAAGTGCAATTGGAGCAAATAAATATTTTAGAAGAATCCCTAAAATTATAAGTTTTGTGCTATTTTTTCTAAAAGAGCTCATAAAAGCGAATCTCATTGTAGCTTTTGATATTCTGACTCCAAAAGACCACATGAGACCCGGTATTATTGAGCTTGAGCTTGATGCTGAAACTGATGCTGAAATCACAATTTTAGCAAATATGATTACAATGACACCCGGCACTTTATCAATAGATTTATCTGAGGACAAGACAAAATTATATATACATGCAATGTATATTGAGGATATTGAACTTACAAAAAAAGACCTGAAGGAAAATTTCGAGAGACCATTACTGGAGGTTATGAGATGA
- a CDS encoding cation:proton antiporter, with protein sequence MSYFEIVVYISLGLIGLSMLIVLYRIIYGPAFEDRVVALDLISTSTIAFIAAYAILTNTKIVLDVGIIIGLISFIATIGFAYYLERRTSDG encoded by the coding sequence ATGAGTTATTTTGAAATTGTAGTTTATATTTCGCTTGGCTTAATTGGTCTTTCTATGCTGATTGTACTCTACAGAATTATCTACGGTCCTGCATTTGAAGACAGAGTTGTAGCTCTTGACTTAATTTCAACAAGTACCATAGCATTCATAGCGGCTTATGCAATTTTGACAAATACAAAAATTGTTCTTGATGTCGGTATTATTATAGGATTGATATCTTTTATCGCAACTATTGGTTTTGCCTATTACCTCGAAAGGAGAACAAGCGATGGTTAA
- the mnhG gene encoding monovalent cation/H(+) antiporter subunit G translates to MVNFVELFAGIALLIGSLFILISAIGLIKMPDIFLRMSATTKAVTFGVSFVLIGASIFFGDIGTITRSVVIILFLFLTAPVAAHMIGRAAYFDGVYIWQKTIVNEMENKYFSSNHKRKVRRFNENDELIGPENDTEND, encoded by the coding sequence ATGGTTAATTTCGTTGAATTATTTGCCGGAATAGCACTTTTAATTGGTTCACTTTTTATTTTAATATCAGCTATCGGATTAATAAAAATGCCTGATATTTTTTTAAGAATGTCTGCAACAACAAAAGCAGTAACTTTTGGAGTAAGTTTTGTATTGATTGGAGCATCAATTTTCTTTGGCGACATCGGTACAATAACCCGTTCGGTAGTTATAATTTTATTTTTATTTCTCACTGCGCCGGTTGCTGCCCACATGATTGGCAGGGCAGCTTATTTCGATGGAGTGTATATTTGGCAAAAGACAATTGTCAATGAAATGGAAAATAAATATTTTTCATCAAATCATAAGCGAAAAGTAAGGCGATTTAACGAAAACGATGAATTAATCGGACCGGAAAACGATACAGAGAATGATTAA
- a CDS encoding DUF21 domain-containing protein — protein sequence MEMLFFYLFMALIVSFLCSLFEAILLTVPPTFLESVNRKSGYGKIIRELKLNIEKPLAAILTLNTIAHTVGAAGVGAEAVKIWGDPALAIVSAIMTILILIVTEIIPKSLGAYYWKNLLPFATYMIQGFIYIAYPFVYLSKLLTSLFVKDKKVELITRDEISAMTSLASTSNVITEREKNTIHNILNLHYITAEAVMTPRSVIFAAPENISIDEFLSYNNVNSFTRIPVFDKSIDIITGYVHKNDILSNLKDNNRLELLSNLKRKMITISEDMNISVLFEKLLDNKEQISLVVDEFGGTAGLVTMEDIIETLLGIEILDEHDVDSDMQLLARNRYLRIKKQ from the coding sequence ATGGAAATGCTGTTTTTTTATCTGTTTATGGCACTTATTGTTTCGTTTCTTTGCTCATTATTCGAAGCAATACTTCTAACCGTACCTCCGACTTTTCTCGAATCGGTAAACAGAAAAAGCGGCTACGGAAAAATCATCAGAGAGCTTAAGCTAAATATAGAGAAACCCCTTGCAGCTATACTCACGCTCAATACAATTGCTCATACTGTTGGTGCTGCCGGAGTCGGTGCTGAAGCAGTAAAGATATGGGGTGATCCTGCACTTGCAATTGTTTCTGCAATTATGACTATACTGATTTTAATTGTTACAGAAATTATCCCCAAATCATTGGGTGCTTATTATTGGAAAAATTTACTTCCGTTTGCGACATATATGATTCAGGGTTTTATCTATATTGCATATCCGTTTGTATATTTATCTAAATTATTAACCTCTCTTTTTGTAAAAGATAAAAAAGTTGAACTGATTACACGTGATGAAATTTCTGCAATGACAAGCCTTGCATCTACTTCAAATGTCATTACTGAACGTGAGAAAAATACTATTCATAATATTCTCAACCTTCATTATATTACAGCTGAAGCAGTTATGACACCAAGAAGTGTTATTTTTGCCGCTCCTGAAAATATAAGTATAGATGAGTTTCTAAGCTATAATAATGTCAACTCCTTTACAAGAATTCCGGTATTTGACAAGTCAATTGATATAATAACAGGGTATGTGCATAAAAATGATATTTTGAGTAATCTGAAAGATAACAACAGATTGGAACTACTTTCAAATTTAAAGCGAAAAATGATTACAATATCTGAAGACATGAATATATCTGTTCTATTTGAGAAACTGCTCGACAACAAGGAGCAGATATCACTGGTTGTTGATGAATTTGGTGGAACAGCAGGATTAGTTACTATGGAAGACATAATCGAAACTTTGCTTGGAATCGAAATACTTGATGAGCACGATGTTGATTCAGATATGCAATTACTAGCCCGTAACCGTTATTTGCGAATTAAAAAGCAATAG
- a CDS encoding BatA and WFA domain-containing protein encodes MNFLNPLVLIGLFAAAIPVLLHLLNLRKLKTVEFSSLKFLKELQKTQIRKLKLKQILLLILRTLLIIFAVLAFARPTIPGSIPYFESYAKTSAVIIIDNSFSMDISDEFGSRFNQAKTAAANIIKNFSDGDEVAVLSMSGEKYAAPSYSRNFDYILQQINSIKISNIPANLNQSLRFASALASDASNLNKEIYIISDAQSNIFDIINNDTVRLQSVFTSAVIVPVGLNSKADLQNLSIDSVSLISSIFEQDKQVETEVFIRNGSKNTIKDVVVSLEFDNKPVAQRSADIASGETISFLIAAAPSKSGPIKATARLENDIQNLDNYRYFGFNIPPKPRLLICGNNTFGSFLGIALSTFYKDENINNLIFTNSNQLSSEDFINYDAIIIADGNISKANLSRIKQYIFAGGSVLMFANEDTDFKDLSYFLKEVGIGAIKKRNFSANEPAEFQNVDKSHPVFDGVFDDKPGISQIESPRIYKSMPAESGLALISMPGGAFLSEARKNDGKILYIAVSQENDWSTLPLTGIYPTLIYRSVLYLTSSEDKSVDIKSGESLIFRIPNRFQNSSDFKIVDPNGNEFFHSAVSLPQGKVISFENLIIPGVYFVLDESDKYVAQIAVNIDETESLLLPLNKENIKSELSERLPETNIEIEDNIQQLAAGISRIRTGTELWQIFILLALIAAISEMIVQRVSKNEVSA; translated from the coding sequence ATGAATTTTTTAAATCCATTAGTATTAATTGGCCTATTTGCAGCAGCAATACCTGTATTGTTGCATTTATTAAATTTACGCAAATTAAAAACTGTAGAATTTTCATCGCTAAAATTTTTAAAAGAGTTGCAAAAAACACAAATCAGAAAGCTGAAACTTAAACAAATTTTGCTTTTGATACTCAGAACCTTACTGATAATTTTCGCCGTTTTGGCATTTGCACGTCCTACTATCCCCGGTTCGATTCCTTATTTTGAGTCCTACGCCAAAACTTCTGCAGTTATAATTATTGACAATTCATTCAGTATGGATATTTCCGATGAATTCGGTAGCAGATTCAATCAAGCTAAAACAGCTGCCGCAAATATTATTAAGAATTTTAGCGACGGTGATGAAGTTGCAGTTCTGTCAATGAGCGGAGAAAAATATGCTGCTCCAAGTTATTCACGTAATTTCGACTATATTTTACAGCAGATTAATTCAATTAAAATATCCAATATACCGGCGAATCTGAATCAATCTCTGCGATTTGCATCCGCTCTTGCTTCAGATGCTTCTAATTTAAACAAAGAAATATATATTATTTCGGATGCGCAGAGTAATATTTTTGATATAATCAATAATGATACTGTAAGACTCCAATCAGTGTTTACATCTGCAGTCATTGTACCTGTGGGACTCAATTCCAAAGCTGATTTGCAAAATTTGTCAATTGATTCGGTCAGTCTGATTTCTTCAATATTTGAGCAGGATAAGCAGGTAGAAACTGAAGTATTTATTCGAAATGGTTCGAAGAATACGATTAAAGATGTTGTTGTAAGTTTGGAATTTGACAACAAACCCGTAGCTCAGAGAAGTGCAGATATAGCTTCTGGTGAAACTATATCATTTTTGATTGCAGCAGCTCCATCTAAAAGCGGACCAATAAAAGCAACTGCCAGACTCGAAAATGATATTCAGAATCTGGATAACTACCGATATTTCGGATTTAATATACCCCCTAAACCCAGACTTTTGATTTGCGGAAATAATACCTTTGGTTCTTTTTTAGGAATTGCACTGTCAACATTTTATAAAGATGAGAATATTAATAATCTCATCTTTACGAATTCAAATCAGCTGTCATCTGAAGATTTCATAAATTATGACGCAATAATAATTGCTGACGGGAATATTTCAAAAGCAAATTTATCCCGAATAAAACAATATATTTTTGCAGGTGGCTCGGTACTGATGTTTGCCAATGAAGATACAGATTTCAAAGATTTATCTTATTTCCTGAAAGAAGTTGGTATTGGTGCAATCAAAAAACGAAACTTTTCTGCTAATGAACCTGCAGAGTTTCAGAACGTTGACAAATCACATCCGGTTTTTGACGGTGTTTTTGATGATAAACCGGGTATAAGTCAAATCGAATCACCTCGTATTTATAAATCAATGCCTGCTGAATCAGGTTTGGCATTAATCAGTATGCCCGGTGGTGCTTTCCTCAGTGAAGCCCGTAAAAATGATGGCAAAATTTTATATATTGCAGTATCACAGGAAAATGACTGGAGCACACTGCCCCTTACTGGCATATATCCGACTCTCATTTATCGTTCAGTTTTGTATCTGACATCCTCTGAAGATAAAAGTGTTGATATAAAATCAGGCGAGTCACTAATATTCAGGATTCCTAACAGATTCCAAAATTCATCAGATTTCAAAATTGTTGACCCGAATGGAAATGAGTTTTTCCATAGTGCTGTAAGTCTGCCACAAGGAAAAGTTATTTCTTTTGAGAATTTGATAATTCCCGGAGTTTATTTTGTTTTGGACGAAAGCGATAAATATGTAGCTCAAATTGCTGTAAATATTGACGAAACTGAATCGCTTCTGCTACCATTAAACAAGGAAAATATCAAATCAGAATTATCAGAAAGACTACCAGAAACAAATATTGAGATAGAAGATAATATTCAGCAGCTTGCTGCCGGAATTTCAAGAATTAGAACCGGAACTGAACTTTGGCAGATTTTTATTCTACTTGCACTTATTGCTGCTATATCAGAGATGATTGTCCAAAGAGTCTCTAAAAATGAGGTTTCAGCTTAG
- the phoU gene encoding phosphate signaling complex protein PhoU, protein MLDKNYEKRINKLRKRILEMAKLAEEQVKSIFFAIENNNKEISDKVILNDEIINDYDIKIDKTCQKIFALNQPVASDLRFILSTFLINNRVEFIGDLVVDIAKTFRNIHYTKPIFFSKLAFNDIFRLTLKMTEDAFKSISDNNSSLAQIVLKDELLLNELNMKNIELIKSILKDNPEFVDEAFAMFQISNFCEQIGDYAASIAEDVFFMVESQMIRHNYEKIIFGENSDDDD, encoded by the coding sequence ATGCTTGATAAAAATTACGAAAAAAGAATTAACAAACTTAGAAAAAGAATTCTGGAAATGGCTAAACTTGCTGAAGAGCAGGTTAAATCAATATTTTTCGCTATTGAAAATAATAATAAGGAAATATCTGATAAAGTAATACTAAATGATGAAATAATTAATGATTACGATATCAAAATTGATAAAACCTGTCAGAAAATATTTGCATTAAATCAGCCTGTGGCAAGTGACCTGAGATTCATTTTATCAACATTTCTGATTAATAATCGCGTCGAATTTATTGGTGATTTGGTTGTAGATATTGCTAAAACATTTCGAAATATTCATTACACAAAGCCAATATTCTTTAGTAAACTTGCATTTAACGACATATTCCGACTTACTTTAAAAATGACTGAAGATGCTTTTAAATCTATATCGGATAATAACTCAAGCCTTGCACAGATAGTTTTAAAGGATGAACTATTACTTAACGAGCTTAATATGAAAAATATTGAACTCATAAAATCAATTCTTAAAGATAATCCTGAGTTTGTTGATGAAGCTTTCGCAATGTTCCAAATTTCAAACTTCTGCGAGCAAATAGGTGATTATGCCGCTTCGATAGCTGAAGATGTTTTCTTTATGGTTGAATCCCAGATGATTCGCCATAATTATGAAAAAATTATTTTCGGAGAAAATTCAGATGATGACGATTGA
- the pstB gene encoding phosphate ABC transporter ATP-binding protein has translation MKADDFCFYYGDTQALKNVNIVITENSVTALIGPSGCGKTTFLRAINRLNDHLSNIKIEGGLYLDGVSIYDKYIDPVILRKKVGMIFQKSNPFPKTVYDNVAFGLIINNLVNDKGRLEFEVEKALKMASLWDEVKDKLKSPALSLSGGQQQRLCIARALAVKPEVLLLDEPASALDPVSTAKIEELIHSLKKDYTIIIVTHNLQQAARVSDFTAFFYEGELIEYDRTTKMFTNPTNKQTEDYVTGRFG, from the coding sequence ATAAAGGCAGATGATTTTTGCTTTTATTATGGAGATACTCAGGCGCTAAAAAATGTAAATATAGTTATTACCGAGAATTCTGTTACAGCACTTATCGGTCCTTCCGGTTGCGGAAAGACTACTTTTTTGCGTGCCATTAACCGTTTGAATGACCATCTTTCAAATATAAAGATTGAGGGTGGGCTTTATCTTGATGGAGTTTCAATATATGATAAATATATAGACCCCGTAATTCTCAGAAAAAAAGTCGGGATGATTTTCCAGAAATCAAATCCATTTCCAAAAACAGTTTATGATAATGTTGCTTTTGGACTGATTATCAATAATCTTGTAAATGACAAAGGCAGACTTGAATTTGAGGTAGAGAAAGCTCTGAAGATGGCTTCATTATGGGATGAAGTAAAAGATAAACTCAAAAGTCCGGCGCTAAGTTTATCCGGTGGCCAGCAACAAAGGCTTTGTATTGCAAGAGCCCTCGCTGTCAAACCTGAAGTGTTACTCCTTGATGAGCCTGCAAGTGCATTAGACCCGGTCTCTACAGCAAAAATCGAAGAATTAATTCATAGTTTAAAAAAAGATTACACAATTATTATAGTAACTCATAATCTTCAGCAAGCTGCAAGAGTAAGCGATTTTACTGCTTTTTTCTATGAAGGTGAACTTATTGAATATGATAGAACCACCAAAATGTTCACAAACCCAACAAACAAACAAACTGAAGATTATGTTACCGGAAGATTTGGTTAA